From a single Nissabacter sp. SGAir0207 genomic region:
- a CDS encoding GrlR family regulatory protein, protein MMKDGLYAVHFDSNQQDTGGGVISIRDGALNGGDNGYIYQGMIEDGKTTLRVKQHNDQVISVFEITGDFDVDLKVEETKEGFEMEGHVQDKQDLTIHITGKFLSALV, encoded by the coding sequence ATGATGAAAGACGGACTCTATGCAGTGCATTTTGATAGCAATCAACAAGATACGGGCGGCGGCGTGATCTCGATCCGTGACGGGGCGCTGAATGGTGGCGACAACGGCTATATCTATCAGGGGATGATTGAGGATGGCAAGACCACCCTGCGGGTCAAGCAGCACAATGACCAGGTGATCTCAGTGTTTGAAATCACCGGCGACTTTGATGTTGACCTGAAGGTCGAAGAGACCAAAGAGGGATTTGAGATGGAGGGGCATGTTCAGGACAAGCAGGATCTGACCATCCATATCACCGGCAAATTCCTCTCCGCCCTCGTCTGA
- a CDS encoding acyltransferase → MRIKSYDIIRVISLLMIIIAHVMEAAAHKYGFEPWMNPFFLGGIGVTFFIILSGCSLGFSTKKSPINLFNFYKKRASSIYPFYWLAYAITAAFFFITQSFLPMGTDIKTIAITLFALDGYLNSTHATYYLIGEWFTGFILLTYLISPFFIKGAKKRPLVILLIAIMLSYLSVTYTPTILEYTSFWNKSPLWNPTSRLAEFTFGILISTYILYNRPLFKYLALAAAAYLILMLVVFNSSYYQFTLIGISLWASTFTVGLYLLTLLRLERFKLNILDFLSTYSFMAFLFHHQIAAYIVNHTNFAKFTHIHLFYAFICTTMISYALAYIFHKPAIAIQKALFTR, encoded by the coding sequence ATGCGTATTAAATCTTATGATATCATCAGGGTGATATCATTATTAATGATAATAATTGCCCATGTTATGGAAGCTGCTGCTCACAAGTATGGATTTGAACCTTGGATGAATCCTTTCTTTTTAGGAGGCATCGGGGTTACTTTTTTCATTATCCTATCCGGGTGTTCATTAGGCTTTTCAACTAAAAAATCTCCAATTAATCTTTTTAATTTTTATAAAAAAAGGGCATCTTCGATTTATCCCTTCTATTGGCTTGCCTATGCCATCACCGCCGCATTCTTTTTTATTACGCAGTCGTTTTTGCCGATGGGAACGGATATCAAGACGATCGCCATCACGCTGTTTGCGCTTGATGGATATTTAAACTCCACTCACGCCACTTACTACCTGATTGGTGAGTGGTTTACGGGCTTTATTTTGTTGACTTACCTGATTAGCCCCTTCTTTATTAAGGGGGCAAAAAAACGCCCGTTGGTTATACTGCTTATCGCCATCATGCTCTCTTACCTGTCGGTGACGTATACGCCCACCATCCTTGAATATACCTCCTTCTGGAACAAGTCACCTTTATGGAACCCCACTTCCAGACTCGCTGAATTTACCTTTGGTATATTAATTAGCACCTATATCTTATATAACAGGCCACTGTTCAAATATCTTGCTCTGGCTGCGGCAGCGTACCTGATATTGATGCTGGTAGTTTTCAATAGTAGCTATTATCAATTTACCCTGATAGGCATAAGCCTTTGGGCGAGTACCTTTACCGTTGGCCTCTACCTGCTAACCCTTTTAAGGCTGGAGAGGTTCAAGCTCAATATCCTGGACTTTTTATCCACCTACTCTTTTATGGCTTTCCTGTTTCATCACCAGATTGCTGCGTATATTGTCAACCATACCAATTTCGCTAAATTTACCCACATACACCTGTTTTATGCGTTTATTTGCACCACGATGATCAGCTATGCATTAGCTTACATTTTCCACAAGCCTGCCATAGCAATCCAGAAAGCCCTGTTCACGAGATAA